The Trachemys scripta elegans isolate TJP31775 chromosome 14, CAS_Tse_1.0, whole genome shotgun sequence genome segment GGCGtaaagcagtgggtctcaaacttttttttactggcgacccttttcacatcgcaagcctctgagtgtgaccccccctaaTAAACTAAAcaccctttttaatatatttaacaccattataaatgctggaggcaagcagggtttggagtgaaggttgacagctcgtgacccccgcATGTAatgacctcatgaccccctgaggagtcccgtccccccagtttgagagccgCTGGTGTAAAGGAAAAAGAGTAGGAAGCCAAGAGGAATCTCTTCATTCTTCTCACAACCATAAGATTTATTCTCACGTCGATATCTGAGATTTAAGGGCATAAATTGGGTGATGGGGACGGCATATGAACTTCAATATAGAATAGAACTCATGAAACCCACACACTAAGATGAAACTAAGGATCTGTAAGCGTAcagtccaaacacacacacacacgactttcCCCTTATGGATGATTTTAATTATCTGCCTCTCAAAACACCAGCATACTTTAAATAAGAGTATTATTGGACTCAGGGATGAGCCACAGGACTATTGGAGTTGCCTGACCAGATCAGACCATAGGCCCACAGACTCCATTATGCCATCTAAGTTACCCAACGTAGCATCCTGTTCTGATCTCTCAGGGAAAGATGTCAGCCTTATCTCTATTAATGCACAAAGGGGGAAATTCAGCTCTGTGCTAAGCGCCAATGCACCTCTTTCTTCTCAGTGAAGCCCTTAAAATAGGTCTTAATTGAGACCTCTTGGagttttttcatcttcctctgcaacatgggacATGGAACACCTGCTAGGATCATGTGGGCACATCTCACCTAATCGAATCCCAGAGACCTCAGGCACTGGGGGCACCTCAGTCTCTCCAGTTCTCTGCCTCTGGCACACAACAATTTAGCTtcttgaggactgaaatgctttagtctaactgAAGTTTTTGGTCTTAATAATGGGGGTTTTGGGTgtaatttaatggcctgtgtcggggtaggcaacctatggcacgcgtgccgaaggcggcatgcgagctgattttcagtggccctcacactgcccgggtcctggccactggtccggggggttctgcattttactttaattttaaatgaagcttcttaaacattttaaaaaccttatttactttacatacaacaatagtttagttacatattatagacttctagaaagagaccttctaaaaacattaaaatatatgactggcacgcgaaaccttaaatcagagtgaataaatgaagactcggcacaccacttctgaaaggttgccgacccctggcctatgttatacaggaggtctgacttgatgatctgatggtcccttctggctttaaactatGAAACAGAGACCTCTGCACAAGTGTGAATACCCAAAGACAATAGTGCCAAGTTGTACATGGGAGGAAAAATATCTTCCTGCCCTGTGTACTGATTGACAAGCTGACATCCAGGAACATAAAATTTGATCACCCTCATTTTAGCTTGCATAACGGCATGTGTTAATATCGTTCAGAAAACCATCCAACCCTTTCCCTAAAAAAAACAGATACATTGTTTGACTCAATACTGAGCCAGCACTTATCTCAACCTCTTTGATCGGGGAATTAGGTTGGAAAGCTTAGACAACAGGTTTTCTGGTGAGATTTTCTAAAAAATTAGATCAGCCCGGATGGGATtagttttatttacctgttttatttttagttctttctctctccctctttctccacCCATCCATTTGCTCCCTGAAGTGaagaaatatgatattttttacGACTCCACCCtattttagttttgaaaatataaaggcCATACTAATTCCATTGGCATCTTATTTTATTAggtgggactggacagcttctgGGAATTGTAATGAGATTCACATCAAGGTCATTGATCTGTGAAACTGAGATCAGTAGTAACCAAACGTTGTTGCCATCTGCAGCTGTTTGGTGATCCACAGAAATTAGTCCTCGGTTCACCTTTTAGTGaacttcatacacacacacacaaaaaaaaaacaaaacaaaaaaaacacgttgggcaagattttcaaaaatgactagtgatgtTTGATTACCCCGCCTGAGACAACATAAAGGGACCTGGCTTTCAGagagcactttctgaaaacctggccccttTAAGGTCTCTCAAGTTGGGCAACCAAAAATAGAGGCGCCCAGTCATCAggaatcttttgaaaatcttggccactaTTGAAAAACAGCGTGTTTGTTGGCAGAAAGATGCTGCATTTTATAACCTGGAGAACAGATCCTAAGAGAGTCCCCTTCAGAAAAGGTTAAGCCTAGAGCTCTGTGAAATGTTTACACTGAAGCATGAAACCACAGGACACTTGCTTCATTTTAAGTTTCATTACAAACTCAGTCCAGGTCATGAACTATTGGTGCAAAACCTTGGCCCAGTTTTGAGCCAGCCTGGTTTGATTTATTGCTTTGTAAACTGTATGTCTCAGAGAGATGCAAAACTATGTGAAATTCAGCAGATCTGACTAAGTTTGAGGGTTTTGTTGGGAGACAGAAAGGTCAAATTCAGTGTTGTGAACGTATACAAATACACTTAGATCAAGGGAATGCACTTGTTTGCCCCAGGTCTGAACCTCACCTACTGGGTGTAAACTCACAGCATACTTGCTTGAAATCCTGTGAACCAAACTCTTTGAACTTTGCACAGTTCTCAGTAAGGGGCACTGacggagcagggcctgggggaagCTTACTTGCATCCTGGCCATGTATAACCGGTTCTACAGTAATTGGAGGAATTCAGTCAATACTAATATGTGATATGGGCCACGAGAGCCCTAAAATcacttatttcattaaaaaaacacctTAATATATATATGTTGTAAGAAATCATGTTGCTTAATTTTTTCCATGGGGGCTCCTGTTGATTCTAGATGGCTGCAGTGCTGTACCACCAACATGACCCCCATCAGCATTAATGCTGTGATTTTGATTTATGTTAACCATTGCCACAATACCTGTATGCTCACCCCATATCTCACCCCTTGCCCTCTATAGCAGCAAAATGACCAACCATTGCTGTAGAATGATCTTGGCTCTGCTGCTTGGAAAGCCTGCAGTCCTTTGGAGATGGGGGCTAGATTTGTCCCCTAGAGTCCGTAAGCATATGGGCCATATCCTCAATTCGTGTAAGTCATTGAACTTGACTTGGTTTCAATGGAGTTAGGCCAATTTACAACTGAGGGTCAGCCCCATAGAACCTGGGGTACTCAGGGTCCAGACCACATTCTTGTCAGAGATTTTTAATTCTACTTTGCTTTCCAGGCTCGGGAGACCTAtcgtttaaatttaattttgtacATGAGACCTGTGTTCAAACCCAGTGATGTTTGGATACGGTTGAAGCAAATGGAGACTCCCACAAGGAGAGAACTCTGCCTACCCTGAATTATCCTTTGGCAAGGGAAAAGGACAATCTACCAAGGGGGGCAGAAGTTCCCTGAGAAtgggagggcagagggggaagagagagaaggtaTGAAGACTCACCAGGGTAAGAGGGTGGATAGAGGGTGCAGCTGGCTCCAGACTGGGAAGAATGTCCTGCAGGTTCCTACCTGCTTCTGAGCCCATCTTTGGGTCCTGCTCTTGCCTCCAAGTTTACATGTAGGGGCACAGCCCACATGATATTTCCCCTGCAGGGGTGCCAGCTACACCCCCATTTCCCTGTGGTCTACAGATGGAATTAATGTGGATCCTATTTTCTTGCTATTAGTAAAATTGCGTAAAATTCCCATAAGATCCTGGGAGTTGTTCACTCCAGAGCTCATACCACATACTTTTTTAGCTGTCAGCCCTGTTCCTTTAAGAACGTGGCACCCTTCTGGAGGTGGTGTGCATAAATGGGCCAGCCATGCTTATGGTTCAGAGTAAAGAGGTTGGGATGGACCATAGAAGCATCATTGGTCTTGCagaaaaaaggattagataatgTGATAAATGATATTACCATGTTAATGTGATCTaatcactgaaatcaaaggagccAAcgcaatttataccagctggggatgtggcctGTGATGGTCAGGCAAAATATCCCTACTCACCGgttctttgtttttaatcacaGTGTATTTCTATTGTGTTTATAATGATTTTACTTTGAATCATTGTGCTGTACTTGTAGACACCTTTGTGAGGGGAAGGCGAGATGTTTTATCGGGCCTGTCCCAAATGAAATCAGTGGCAGCAGGCCcagaataattattaaataattctTTATGAAGAACAATATTAatagcagaggggtagccgtgttagtctgaatctgtaaaaagcaacagagggtcctgtggtacctttgagactaacagaagtattgggagcataagctttcgtgggtaagaacctcacttcttgcagtCTTGCAGATGCTCCCTAtacttatgctccctatacttctattagtcttaaaggtgccacaggaccctctgttgctaatatTAATAGCAATAGTGCCCTGTTAAAAGCTACTCAATGTGAGTGGTTTTAGGTTTCATGgtgtttggtggcctgtgatatacaggaggtcagactcgatgatcTGGTGGtttcttctggtcttaaactcgaTGACTCTGCAAAACTGGCACTGAATGCTCGCATCACAGCTttgccattattatttattatttgaatatttggtGTATGCCAGCACTGTGCTTGGTACTGTCTGATGTGTAAAGGAATGTATGTTCTCTGCCTCAGAGAGCTGTAAATATACTGTAACAAATCAATGTAATGTGAAACAAGCATACCTTGATGCTAGAGGTCTGGCTTTAGACTATACAATCACATTACAAAACCAGCCCTTCCAAGCCCCCAGATCTACATACTATTAATAACTAGTCAGTTTTGGAGGGCAGAGATGGCAGCACTGAAACACTGCAACTAAAGGGATTGAGGGTGTAGGCTCTGTTAACTAGTGGCCAGCATTATCTAATCTGATTCTATCATTGTGCTATCATTCCTCCTGACCTGCCATTTACCATGTTGagtatattattatattacatCATGTCCTATTTAGAGAGGCAACAAACTGTTCCACTGTTCTTGTCAGCAAGAGCTGATGGAAAAGTTCCTCAACGTTTGGGGAGGATTGTTCTGTGCCTCTGTAGGCTGAATGTGACCCATGTGACTCCTTGTGTGGAGAACTCTGGAGAGACCATCAAACCTAAGCTTATAAACCAGCAGAGCTGCTGAAATTAACCTTCACCATGCTCCGAATGGAGATCAGCAggtgagagagaaggaggaagggcGTGAGAGAGGAGGAAATTAGGCTCAGCATTCACACTTATATTTAACGTCTTCTCACCTAAAATGCATTAAGAGCCTGGGCTTGCTTCCACTGACGTCAGTGAGAGGTTTGCATTGACCTCCATGGGAATGAGATCAGACAAGCATCTCTGCTGTTTTGGGTGCTCACGCTTATTGTGTCCAGCAACCCGCTAGGGACCCACCATGTGCCAAGCACACCATATTTGAAGTGCTAATGCTCTAGTGGTCTGGCAGGACTCAGGGACCCTTCCAGCGATTTAAAGGGCATTCTGATACTTGCATCCCAACACCAGAACTTTAAATGCTGTCGCTGGCTGCCAGTGCACAGAAGCTGCTGAGACCCAAGCCCTAACGGTCTGGGTTCTTATATACCCCCTTTAAAGGCACTTAAAACAGAAAGTGGGAATCCCGGAAATAACATTTTTGGTTCTCTGCCTCCCCATATTCACCAAGAGACTGAGAATAGTAGGGAGCCCCAAAATCATCAGTTTCAAGTTGCCAGTGCTTTCCATTTCTCATGGTATTTCAATATTTCCACTGTTTGGTCCTGGCTAAAGCCAGGCAATGCATAGggctaaaataaaattaaaatatttcttttaccCCAGATCTGGGAGTTGGTCTTAGTTTTGGAGAAAGCTCTGGGTCATTTCTTTAACTCTGAACCTGGTCGCCTATCTTAGTAAGTTACCAAGTGAAATCAACTTCCAAGGCCTCTTCTGTCAACCCTCCGTGGCCaaatgccttctctctctctattttaaacAAGATCTGGTTTCACTTAGATGAATTAAATGTCAATATATTTGTTACTGTGAGTTGTTCCAGTGCCGATTACAGCACCATTGCATGACTTTAAAGTCTGTGCAACCATCTGCTGCTCTGTGCTATTTATGtctgccttttaaaatgtttaataaacatttttatattgaTATTTTAAGTCTTCTCTCTCTTATTGAGGTTTGGAATGGGTAGTCCAAGaaggatattttttttcttctgcccaACTCAGATCCCAGCCCATTCATagcttgtttttatttctttgtttggatattttaaaaaaagaaccatCTTTAAATATACGATGTAGGCAAAAGGCATGGGACGCTACTGCTAGAACTGATACAAATATGTGAACAAATATTTGTTCGGCACAATACTGTTGCCAGCTGGTATACTGCAGCCTTACCACCCTGGATTGACTCAACCTTCCCAGCTGAAGAGAATTTGATTTGAAAAActtcattccattgacttcagaggaattATTATGGATTTAAACCTCTGACTAGATTTCATTGCTATGGTCCATATCCTGCTCTTCCTGATATcagtattaaaacacacattgacTTCATCAATGCAGGGCCAGCtgtttggccctgatccagcaaagaacCTAATctcatgagtagttccactgaaatcaatgcaagtgCTCACctacttaaagttaaacacacacTTAATTGGATAGGAACCTTAATGCAGATCACTGATTTGAGAACTCCATCACTGGCTGGGGCTTGAGCCATGGTGGAGAACTTTGGATACAAAAGAAATCGTGCCAGAGAAGAAGGTGGTGGTTGGCATAATGAGGCTTGAGCCAGGAGTGGGAAAGACATTATTTGAAACTGGGAATCGTGTAGACTCTTTCTGTCTGTAGAGGAGGGAAGAGGACAAATTGGGTAAGAATAGGTATCCTAGGACCAGCAAAGGACTGCTTTGGCAGTCATGGAAAAATAGGACGAGGAATTAGTGAGATAATAGCCTACTGGAGCACATAGATGGGTGAAAACTTTCAGACATCCAAGAGATAATCTCAGTACCTTCTTGTGCTGGGAAAAGTAAACGTTCCTTTAACAGAAGAATAATTAAGGAAAAGGCCTCATTTTAGATTGTTCAACCTATAatagatttgttgttgtttttttttagagGAACTAGAGTATGAATCAGTTCCAAACCAGTTCTAAATATTTCAGCTCTTCACATTTCTTGTCTCTGAACTGAAAGTCATCCAGGGTTACACAACAATGTGCAAAACTGGAAAACTTTCAGATCCCCCTCCAACATGTGGTGGGAAAGTGTGACGCGATTGCTAAACCAACGCTGAAGTGAGTTTCATTGAATGCATCAGGGGTTAGAGGAAGAGTACACAATTTCTTTCGCAGGTttcaattgttttctttttgatttaATCTGATTCTCAGAATAGCATTATTTTGGAACAAagatttttacattgttttgcttaatatTTTACAACCAGACTGTTGACTGACGTATCACTGAACAAAAATTCACCCCTATTAGTTTACATAATGATGGGGAAATAGCTTCATGATGGGTGTAACAGCAACTAATAGGGTATTAGGTGAAGGTGCTACAGTACGATTGATTTAAAGTGACACTATCACACTCAATAAGCTCAAAATTACATGATTTACTTGGAACCCACATTTACTGTGAGTGTCCAAAGACTTAAGTTGGATGCTCAGTGCTCCAAAGTTATTGCTTCTCTGAGCAAGTTGACAAAATTCAAATCAGAGTTCAGGTCTCGCTCGCATCAGAATAGGAGATGGCCAAAGAGCGTTCAGCTACAATTAGAACCCCTCCATACCTTCATCCAACATTGAACCAAATTGGATCTATTTTGAGATATGAAAAAGTGTATCAATTTTTTCCCTTGGTCCGCTTTTTTTATACTCCTCTTCTGACTTGGGTTCCACTCAAGAGAAGAGgtgaaaataataatgatatataCAAGTTTGCATTACTCATGTCCTTgcctgggagtcagaagacctgaGTCTatgcttggctctgccactgactgtgaCCTTGGAGAAGTTATTTCACCTCTATGCCTTACTCCCCCTCCTGCCTTTTGTCTGTCTGGTTAATTTAGGGGGTAGAGTTTCAAATGCACCAGTGTGAGGTAGGTGCCCAGCTCCAATCATTATAGCTCTTTtggacaggggctgtctctcaaAGTTGGGTCCTAATCTTGGTTCAAATAATTAATATGAGGGTTCTGATCCCCAGCCTGATTTCTAGACCTTTGGGGTTCATATAGAAGCTTTGGCTAAACCTCTGAAACTAGGGATGTTTACCCTCatggaatctctatcctttctGAAATTTGCCCATTGCTACGCACCTTCCTACCCAGCTCAGCCTTACTGCTCCATTTCTAGCAGCAACCAGTTTTCTTTCTTACTTTCAAATACAATTAGAAGAAGTAAATCTACTCAGCAAGAATCTTGTAAATTTCAACACACTTCCTGCGCTGATGAAGAGAGCAAAATGgttggaggggagagaggaggaggggaaaggaaaaagaggATCATGATGTTCATGCTCATGGCCAGGAACAAAAAAAGAGTTAGTGTGTTAGCACAAAAATGCTCCTTGGCAATATCTGAGATTCATTTGCAGCAACTGATCCATGAGCTTTAGTGAGAGGAGCGTGTCTCAGAATCAATTCTTTTTCTGTTAATCTTTACTTGATGGCAAAACGTTTAGCCCAGTTCATAGAATTTGCATATGTCTTTTCAGACAAGATTTCATCCATTCCTTTTAGGAGGAGAATTTTAcaggatcatagaaatgtaggtctggaagggacctcagtaggtcatcttgtccatcccTTCatgctgaggcagagagcaaaATAGATGCACTTAAATGATTTTGGAGCACACGTCCCATTGTAGGTCAATGGGATGTATgcgcctaactcccttaggttcttttgaaaaatctcttcATTAAAAGGCAAATAATAATAGTCCTCACATTATTCTACAAAAGGAATAATGACACAATGGATTTAGACCAGAACTAGGAGCTAATAATATCTGAGTTCAGAACCTAGCTCTGCCTTTGATTTGTTATTGGAAAATCATGTGACTTCTCTGTCTCTCAATTTCCCCATTGACAAAAGGTGATTAAAAGTCTGACCCATCTATTTTAGGGTATTGGAGGATGGGCTTTAATTCTTCGAAGATACACTCAGTATCATCCgtcaatataaaatatttactaCATGAAATTTATTCATAGGTCAACCTTAAcatgttcagatttttttcatattattGGCTTGGTTTCTCTTTAATCACATATCTAAGATACAGggcaagatatttaaaaatacctacatgacttaggagcctaaattgcAAGACTTTTAATGGAATTTAGGCTGCTAAGTCAcatagctgcttttgaaaattttacctacaGTTTTGCTGCATGTCTTCATGATAAtgccaaaaatatttacatacaaaTATTCATGAATGTATACCTATTACTATTTGTAACACAATAGTACATAGAGGCCTGAACTGAAATCAAAGtccaattgtgctaggcattgtacaaatgtTCAAATACTGTATACTTCAACATGTATATGTTCAAATACTGTTCCTGCATCTCACATGTTACTGTAAAATCAAAACTCTCCACAGGGCTTTATGTGCAGTATAATGTGCTTCAGAAGAAAACTGTTGCCAGCACCATTAGAATTTAAGATGGTTCCAATGGAATgccatttttaaaacatgatGATTTTCTGTTGGAAGCAGTAGAGAGCAGAGTCAACTCAGTAGCCCTTGATTTATGAACTGTTTTGTTGCTCCCAGAATCCCATGATGTTTGTGGTTTCTTAAGGAACTATTGTTTGAACCAGTCAACAAGAAAAACAATTATAACCCTAAGcatgtttttttatttgaaatcataTTGGCCTTTGATCAAATTTTGCCTCTTTTTCACATCTCACATCATGGAGttttttcaaataataaaactgttcccaatgttttgttgttgttgttcaaagGCAACTTATTAAATGGTAGGTCAAGAGTCTGCAATGGACGACACTACAAGGGTTATTTAAAGCCACGAGTAAAGCAAATCATACAAATTTTCCAAAGACTGTGTTCCAAGGAGTATTTTTGGAAACATTCATGTTGTGTTTTTTAATGAAGGCCACATTCTGAAGCTACAGCACCATATGTCACACATTCATTTTtgtacccccccaaaaaagggggggggagggaagaaaaagaaagaaaaggaaagtatGTTTGGCTTTTAAGTGTTTTTGGAATAGTGTCTAAGCATGCCTATCGTTGTTTCTCAGATGTAAGAAGAATTTTTGGCCTGTTAATTTAGCTCATCCAGTATTGCTCTCCATGGGACAGCTCCTCCAGTACCTTGAATCTTGTGTGGTCATTTATACCCATGCAAAATGTCTACAGAGTTGGTGCAAAATACTCAGTCTGGTTggccaatgttttttttttttctttccatggggaagtttgatttttcattggaaaacctAAAGCTAAAAATGTTCAGCTAAAAACTTGAGAaacagggagagaggggagaaggaacattggtttttggttgaaaaatctaatttttttgagGAGAGCAAGCACTTTCAACAAAGAATGTTGTTCAgttgaaaacccagttttctgtcaaaaaagtTATGACAGAAAATTTTCAGCAAGCCCTACAATCAACTCTGATTTGTCAGTGTTTCAACCCCCCTAGACATTGGTATAAATGACCATGAAATGTGCCAGGCATTGATTAGTCAGTACCTCAGTCTCTCTTTTATTACATGTTGCAATGGCCCCTATTCTCCTCTGACTTAAACCAGTTTTACACCCGTCAAACCCCActaatgtcagtggagttacccctgATTTACAGCAACGTGAGAGGAGAATCTTGTCCACTGATGTCATGTATATGACGTCATCTGCTTAGCTCTAGGTAGAAAAGAGGTTTAGCCCTTTTAGCAATATAACTAGCAGAACTTTGCAAAACTGTGGAAGAAAAACTTTAGCAATCCTAGCTTAGTCCTTCTGGAGCTCAGTAGGCAATCAAGAGCTTAGAAGACTGTGCATGTGTGAAATACTCTCCCATGTTGGTATGATACTGGGAATGATGATTCAAGTCTaaggtttttttttcagttatgCAGTTACAAATCCAAAGTACATCTATTGACGTCAACTGAGTTTCTCGGAATTTGCAGCCGTGTCACTGACAGCAGAACCAAATTGGCCCTcagaaccaaattttgaaatgtagGTGCTTATGTTCATTTTCAATGGACTGTTTCAATTGACACTTAACACTTCAGTCAGGTACTAGTGTGTCTGCGAGCTCCCCTGAGTGCCTCAATTTGTAATGGGACAACCAGATTTAGGTTTCCAAGCTTGGCAACTGGGTCCATCATTTCAAGAATATCTCTCTTCTACTTCATTCATTCCAGCTCTTTGTTCAAAAGGTCCATCTGCAGGTGCTTGTCGTTCCTATTAAGGCTTCTTGGTAATCCATCCTGACCAAATGCAACTTGtgagaaacattaaaaatataatatataaaatagaaaaaaacaaatgttcttCGTTGTCCATTTTGACTAGCTACAAAACCtttaaaaagttcagaaaattGTCAGCAAGTTTTATTTTACAAGTACAGTCCCAGTTAATGATGTTTTCTGAGGTGAGAGGCATAATCAATAATCAATATCTGTACAACTTAGCAGGTTTTATCTGTACAATATCTGTACAACTGAAACCATAGAAGTAATGTGCATAGTTTAGGTGTCATGGAAAGTCCAGCATAGGAAATCAAAAGTAaactttcttctcttctttttcttttgtagatTTCAAATGAGGAGAACAATTAGCCATTGGAACCACGGACGTGTCCAGTGAGCTGAGGTCACTGAGCTGACACAAGACGGATGACCGAGCGCTGTGATCACTAGAGGCTTGTAAAAATGCAAGGAAATAAGCGCAGCTACCCAAATTCTTCTCAAGAATGCACCACAGTGAgggcaaaaaaaatgcagaagaGATTTCTCCACAAGGATGGCAGCTGCAATGTGTATTTCAAACACATCTTCGGAGAATGGGAGAGCTACGTGGCTGATATTTTCACCACATTAGTGGACATCAAATGGCGCCACATGTTTGTGATATTCTCTTTATCTTACATTCTTTCTTGGCTGTTCTTCGGCTTGGTCTTTTGGCTTATAGCAATCCAACATGGAGATTTAGTACATGATGAAGAAATAACCCCTTGTGTTGCTAAAGTGCATAGCTTCACAGGAGCATTCTTATTCTCACTTGAAACCCAGACGACCATAGGCTACGGCTTTCGTTGTGTCACTGAAGAGTGCTCTGTAGCGATCCTCATGGTGGTTCTACAGTCGGTATTAAGCTGTATAATTGACACATTCATTATTGGAGCTGCCTTGGCTAAAATGGCCACCGCTCGAAAGAGAGCTCAGACCATCCGCTTCAGCTACTATGCCACCGTAGGCCTAAGAGATGATAAACTTTGCCTCATGTGGCGCATTGGTGATTTCCGGCCAAACCACATGGTTGAAGGCACAGTAAGAGCTCAGCTTCTGCGCTACATGGAAGATAAGGAAGGGAGAATGACAATGGAATACAAGGACTTGAAGTTACTAAATGACCAGGTCATACTTGTTACACCAGTGACCATCGTACATGAAATTGACCATGACAGCCCTTTATACGGTCTAGATCGGAAAGCTTTGGCCAAAGACAGTTTTGAAATCTTGGTTAcatttgtctacactggagattCAACTGGAACTTCACACCAGTCGAGAAGTTCATACGTCCCCCGAGAAATCCTTTGGGGACACAGGTTCAACAATGTCTTGCAG includes the following:
- the KCNJ16 gene encoding inward rectifier potassium channel 16: MQGNKRSYPNSSQECTTVRAKKMQKRFLHKDGSCNVYFKHIFGEWESYVADIFTTLVDIKWRHMFVIFSLSYILSWLFFGLVFWLIAIQHGDLVHDEEITPCVAKVHSFTGAFLFSLETQTTIGYGFRCVTEECSVAILMVVLQSVLSCIIDTFIIGAALAKMATARKRAQTIRFSYYATVGLRDDKLCLMWRIGDFRPNHMVEGTVRAQLLRYMEDKEGRMTMEYKDLKLLNDQVILVTPVTIVHEIDHDSPLYGLDRKALAKDSFEILVTFVYTGDSTGTSHQSRSSYVPREILWGHRFNNVLQVRKKYYNVDCLQFEETTEVYAPYCSAKQLDRKEHEWNRTKKTLDRGTSTSTLEVRDTSFKAVALISSSEDPEDLMKAVNQDSRELPYQKDPLTLNRISKM